One Nocardioidaceae bacterium SCSIO 66511 genomic window carries:
- the pdxT gene encoding pyridoxal 5'-phosphate synthase glutaminase subunit PdxT, with protein MSTTPTVGVFSLQGDVREHLRVLSDLGAEAIAVRRPSELERCDGFVLPGGESTTMYKLARTFELFEPLQKRIAGGMPTFGTCAGMIMLADEIKDGIEGQETLGGLDVTVRRNAFGRQVDSFETDLEFDAFAAPVHAVFIRAPWVERAGPDVEVLARVPTGDEAAGAVVAVRQGHLLATSFHPEVAHDDRIHRYFLDLVRAGG; from the coding sequence GTGAGCACAACCCCCACCGTCGGCGTCTTCTCGCTCCAGGGCGACGTACGCGAACACCTGCGCGTACTGTCCGATCTCGGCGCCGAGGCGATCGCCGTACGAAGGCCGAGCGAACTCGAGCGCTGCGACGGCTTCGTGCTGCCCGGCGGCGAGTCGACCACGATGTACAAGCTGGCGCGTACGTTCGAGCTGTTCGAGCCGCTGCAGAAGCGGATCGCGGGCGGGATGCCGACGTTCGGTACGTGCGCCGGGATGATCATGCTGGCCGACGAGATCAAGGACGGCATCGAGGGCCAGGAGACGCTCGGCGGGCTCGATGTCACGGTGCGACGCAACGCGTTCGGGCGTCAGGTCGACTCCTTCGAGACCGATCTCGAGTTCGATGCGTTCGCAGCACCCGTGCACGCGGTGTTCATCCGGGCGCCGTGGGTGGAGCGTGCCGGCCCCGACGTCGAGGTGCTCGCCCGCGTACCCACAGGTGACGAGGCGGCCGGAGCGGTCGTCGCGGTCCGCCAGGGCCATCTGCTGGCGACGTCGTTTCACCCGGAAGTCGCGCATGACGACCGCATCCACCGCTACTTCCTCGACCTGGTACGCGCGGGAGGCTGA
- a CDS encoding YebC/PmpR family DNA-binding transcriptional regulator: MSGHSKWATTKHKKAVIDARRGKMFAKLIKNIEVAARTGGPDPAGNPTLYDAIQKAKKSSVPNDNIDRAVKRGGGLDGAGVDYTTIMYEGYGPGGVAFLIECLTDNKNRAAMEVRTAMTRGGGSMADPGSVSYMFNRKGVVIVNREQESGETNEDDILLAVLDAGAEEVNDLGESFEIISEPTDLVPVRTALQDAGLDYESAEQSFVPTVTVEVDAEGAGKVVRLIEALEDSDDVQNVFANFDASDEVMAEVG, from the coding sequence ATGTCAGGCCACTCCAAGTGGGCGACTACGAAGCACAAGAAGGCCGTGATCGACGCACGGCGCGGCAAGATGTTCGCGAAGCTGATCAAGAACATCGAGGTTGCCGCGCGTACGGGCGGTCCTGACCCGGCCGGCAACCCGACCCTGTACGACGCGATCCAGAAGGCGAAGAAGTCGTCGGTCCCCAACGACAACATCGACCGGGCCGTCAAACGCGGCGGCGGGCTCGACGGTGCGGGCGTCGACTACACGACGATCATGTACGAGGGCTACGGGCCCGGTGGCGTCGCGTTCCTGATCGAGTGCCTCACCGACAACAAGAACCGCGCCGCGATGGAGGTACGCACCGCGATGACCCGTGGCGGCGGTTCGATGGCCGACCCGGGCTCGGTGTCGTACATGTTCAACCGTAAGGGCGTCGTCATCGTCAACCGCGAGCAGGAGTCGGGAGAGACCAACGAGGACGACATCCTGTTGGCCGTGCTCGACGCGGGCGCCGAAGAGGTCAACGACCTCGGCGAGAGCTTCGAGATCATCAGCGAGCCGACCGATCTGGTGCCGGTACGCACGGCGCTGCAGGACGCCGGGCTCGACTACGAGTCCGCAGAGCAGTCCTTCGTACCGACCGTCACCGTCGAGGTCGACGCCGAAGGTGCCGGCAAGGTGGTGCGGTTGATCGAGGCGCTCGAAGACTCCGATGACGTACAGAACGTGTTCGCCAACTTCGATGCGTCCGACGAGGTCATGGCCGAGGTCGGTTGA
- a CDS encoding MerR family transcriptional regulator yields MSQGLLAIGAFSRACLLSVKSLRAYHESGVLVPASVDPHTGYRAYHASQLIDAAVIYRLRALDLPLDEVREVLRARDPDVTAKVLAAHQDVMRERLAHVERIVSELHEGLERPAAHTPVFVRDEPHQHTLAVRGQVGSDEYAAFLDGAYSAIGQTVERHAVRPTAESGALYPAEIAGDDSDDVEAFLPIAEPVSLGTCGAVVNGEVPAARVAVLVHAGPYDDIEDSYLRLGAWVAENAEPSGLRVRERYLVSYGDTDDLTRFRTEICWPIISKEEIVT; encoded by the coding sequence ATGAGTCAAGGACTTCTGGCGATCGGCGCCTTCTCCCGGGCGTGCCTGCTCTCGGTCAAGTCGCTCCGTGCGTACCACGAGTCGGGCGTGCTGGTGCCGGCGAGCGTCGACCCGCACACGGGCTACCGCGCGTACCACGCTTCGCAGCTGATCGACGCCGCGGTGATCTACCGGCTGCGTGCGCTCGACCTGCCGCTCGACGAGGTACGCGAGGTGCTGCGCGCACGCGATCCGGATGTGACGGCGAAGGTGCTTGCGGCCCATCAGGACGTGATGCGCGAGCGGCTCGCCCACGTCGAGCGGATCGTCTCCGAGCTGCACGAGGGACTCGAGCGGCCCGCGGCGCACACTCCGGTCTTCGTACGAGATGAGCCGCATCAGCACACTCTTGCGGTTCGGGGCCAGGTCGGCAGTGACGAGTACGCGGCGTTCCTCGACGGCGCGTACTCCGCGATCGGTCAGACGGTCGAACGCCACGCCGTACGGCCGACCGCGGAGTCGGGTGCGCTGTATCCCGCGGAGATAGCAGGAGACGACTCGGACGATGTCGAGGCGTTCCTGCCGATCGCCGAGCCGGTCTCATTGGGTACGTGCGGGGCCGTCGTCAACGGCGAGGTGCCCGCGGCCAGGGTGGCCGTTCTCGTACACGCCGGGCCGTACGACGACATCGAGGACTCATACCTACGACTCGGGGCCTGGGTCGCCGAGAACGCCGAACCGTCGGGGCTGCGCGTACGCGAGCGGTACCTCGTCAGTTACGGCGACACCGACGACCTGACGAGGTTCCGGACCGAGATCTGTTGGCCAATCATCAGCAAAGAGGAGATCGTTACATGA
- a CDS encoding VOC family protein codes for MTVQLAAVTFDCADALTVGNFWSAALGRPLDGHSSNGFATIGMAEGHATGGDNAWMFAKVSEPKVAKNRMHIDFAADDREAEVNRLVGLGAKRGDDHEQWGIAWTVMQDPEGNEFCVAQTP; via the coding sequence ATGACAGTTCAGCTAGCCGCAGTGACCTTCGACTGTGCAGACGCGTTGACCGTAGGCAACTTCTGGTCTGCGGCCCTTGGCCGCCCGCTCGACGGGCACTCCAGCAACGGCTTCGCCACGATCGGGATGGCAGAGGGCCACGCCACGGGCGGCGACAATGCGTGGATGTTCGCCAAAGTTTCAGAGCCGAAGGTCGCGAAAAACAGGATGCACATCGACTTCGCCGCCGATGATCGCGAGGCTGAGGTCAACAGGTTGGTCGGCCTCGGCGCGAAGCGCGGCGACGACCACGAGCAGTGGGGCATCGCCTGGACGGTGATGCAGGACCCCGAGGGCAACGAGTTCTGCGTGGCGCAGACTCCCTGA
- the ruvC gene encoding crossover junction endodeoxyribonuclease RuvC, with product MRVLGIDPGLTRCGIGVVDGTIGRPLTMVEYGVARTPADEHVSRRLLAIETEVEAWLDRHRPDAVAVERMFSQHNVRTVMGTAQASGVVMTAAARRGLPVALHTPSEVKAAVTGSGRADKTQVASMVTRLLRLGAPPKPADAADALALAICHVWRGQAASRLEAAVLANTPRRTP from the coding sequence ATGCGCGTACTCGGCATCGACCCCGGCCTTACCCGCTGCGGCATCGGCGTCGTCGACGGTACGATCGGCCGCCCGCTGACGATGGTCGAGTATGGCGTCGCGCGTACGCCCGCGGACGAGCACGTCTCGAGGCGGTTGCTCGCCATCGAGACGGAGGTCGAAGCCTGGCTCGATCGCCACCGACCCGACGCCGTCGCGGTCGAGCGCATGTTCAGCCAGCACAACGTACGCACCGTGATGGGCACTGCCCAGGCCAGCGGTGTCGTGATGACCGCCGCGGCGCGACGCGGCCTACCTGTCGCGCTCCACACGCCGAGCGAGGTGAAGGCCGCCGTCACAGGCAGCGGCCGCGCAGACAAGACGCAGGTCGCGTCGATGGTCACTCGACTGCTCCGCCTCGGTGCGCCGCCGAAGCCGGCAGATGCGGCCGATGCGCTCGCGCTCGCCATCTGCCATGTGTGGCGCGGGCAGGCCGCGTCACGGCTCGAGGCCGCCGTACTCGCCAACACCCCGAGGAGGACCCCATGA
- the ruvA gene encoding Holliday junction branch migration protein RuvA: MIAFVSGRVAATNLTSVVVEVGGVGMLVHCTPSTIAGVRLGESATLATSMVVREDSLTLYGFADDEERDMFELVQTANGVGPKVAQAMIAVLSPDDIRMAVAGDDHKTLTSVPGIGAKGAQRIVLELKDRVGPAPSAAAPAPTPGGGNAWRDQVHEALIGLGWSAREADKAVAAVAPMAAEQADALDVPALLRGALRTLSRA; the protein is encoded by the coding sequence ATGATCGCCTTCGTCTCCGGCCGGGTCGCCGCGACCAACCTCACCTCCGTCGTCGTCGAGGTCGGCGGCGTCGGCATGCTCGTCCACTGCACGCCGAGCACGATCGCCGGCGTACGCCTCGGCGAGTCGGCGACGCTGGCCACATCGATGGTCGTACGCGAGGACTCCCTCACGTTGTACGGGTTCGCCGACGACGAGGAGCGCGATATGTTCGAGCTTGTACAGACCGCCAACGGGGTCGGCCCCAAGGTCGCACAGGCGATGATCGCGGTGCTCAGCCCCGACGACATCCGGATGGCCGTCGCGGGCGACGACCACAAGACGCTCACCTCCGTCCCGGGCATCGGTGCGAAGGGCGCGCAACGGATCGTGCTGGAGCTCAAGGACCGCGTCGGCCCCGCTCCGTCGGCGGCAGCGCCCGCACCGACGCCCGGGGGAGGCAACGCATGGCGTGATCAGGTGCACGAGGCGCTGATCGGCCTCGGCTGGTCCGCGCGCGAGGCAGATAAGGCCGTCGCGGCCGTCGCGCCGATGGCTGCCGAACAAGCCGATGCGCTCGACGTACCCGCGCTGCTACGCGGAGCATTGCGTACTCTGTCGAGGGCATGA
- the ruvB gene encoding Holliday junction branch migration DNA helicase RuvB: MTERPSAEVEMTYDAHPDESPAESTRALVDPGVEGDERAFEAALRPKTLDELVGQDRVREQLTLVLHAARRRERTPDHVLLSGPPGLGKTTLAMIIAGEMSAPLRLTSGPAIQHAGDLAAILSGINEGDVLFVDEIHRMSRPAEELLYMAMEDFRVDVVIGKGPGATAIPLEIPQFTLVGATTRAGLLPGPLRDRFGFTAQLEYYEAAELHRIVRRSARLLEVDVTEDGGLEIASRSRGTPRIANRLLRRVRDYAEVRADGTVDEDIAHRALDLFEVDRLGLDRLDRAVLDALCRNFGGGPVGVSTLAVAVAEERETVEELAEPFLVRMGFLARTPRGRVATGAAWSHLGLTAPANAVADTLPLD, from the coding sequence ATGACCGAACGACCGAGCGCGGAGGTGGAGATGACCTACGACGCGCACCCCGACGAGTCGCCGGCCGAGTCCACCCGCGCGCTGGTCGACCCCGGTGTCGAGGGTGACGAGCGCGCATTCGAGGCCGCACTGCGACCCAAGACGCTCGACGAGCTCGTCGGCCAGGATCGCGTTCGCGAGCAGCTGACGCTCGTACTCCACGCGGCTCGCCGTCGTGAACGTACGCCCGACCACGTTCTGCTGTCGGGTCCGCCCGGTCTCGGCAAGACCACGCTGGCCATGATCATCGCCGGCGAGATGTCGGCGCCTCTGCGGCTGACGAGCGGTCCGGCGATCCAGCATGCCGGCGATCTCGCCGCGATCCTGTCCGGTATCAACGAGGGCGATGTGCTCTTCGTCGATGAGATCCATCGCATGTCGCGACCGGCCGAAGAGTTGCTGTACATGGCGATGGAGGACTTCCGGGTCGACGTCGTGATTGGCAAGGGGCCGGGTGCGACGGCGATCCCGCTGGAGATCCCGCAGTTCACGCTCGTTGGCGCGACGACGCGGGCCGGCTTGCTACCCGGACCGCTCCGTGACCGGTTCGGCTTCACCGCTCAGCTGGAGTACTACGAGGCGGCCGAGCTGCACCGCATCGTTCGGCGATCGGCCAGGCTGCTCGAGGTCGACGTCACCGAAGACGGCGGTCTCGAGATCGCGTCCCGTTCGCGCGGCACACCGCGCATCGCCAACCGGCTGCTGCGGCGCGTACGCGATTATGCCGAGGTACGCGCCGACGGCACGGTCGACGAAGACATCGCACATCGCGCCCTCGATCTCTTCGAGGTCGACCGGCTCGGCCTCGACCGCCTCGACCGCGCCGTGCTCGACGCGCTCTGCCGCAACTTCGGCGGGGGACCGGTCGGAGTCTCGACCCTCGCCGTCGCCGTCGCGGAGGAGCGCGAGACGGTCGAGGAGCTGGCCGAGCCGTTCCTGGTTCGGATGGGGTTCCTGGCGCGTACGCCGCGGGGCCGCGTCGCCACCGGCGCGGCATGGTCGCATCTCGGCCTCACCGCGCCCGCGAACGCCGTCGCAGACACGCTTCCGCTGGACTGA
- the yajC gene encoding preprotein translocase subunit YajC: MTQEDLYALLPFVLLALVFWFLVFRPARKRQREAAQTQSSLEVGARIMLTSGIFGEVVAVHDAEIEVEISPGTVITAHRQAVGRVIPEDVEPAESLAPAADDETADDSVSGEDPTTDTASVEEAPELPTHKEK, translated from the coding sequence GTGACGCAAGAAGACCTGTACGCATTGCTCCCTTTCGTGCTGCTGGCGCTGGTGTTCTGGTTCCTGGTGTTCCGACCGGCACGCAAACGGCAGCGGGAGGCGGCGCAGACGCAGTCGAGTCTCGAGGTCGGCGCCCGGATCATGCTGACGAGCGGCATCTTCGGCGAGGTCGTGGCGGTTCATGACGCCGAGATCGAAGTGGAGATCTCACCGGGCACGGTGATCACTGCGCACCGGCAGGCGGTCGGACGCGTGATCCCTGAGGACGTCGAGCCCGCCGAGTCGCTTGCGCCGGCCGCCGACGACGAGACCGCCGACGACAGCGTGAGTGGTGAGGATCCGACCACCGACACCGCGAGCGTCGAAGAAGCCCCCGAGCTGCCGACGCACAAAGAGAAGTAA
- the secD gene encoding protein translocase subunit SecD: MSTARSGRMSKKTPRPGRVLAVFLAAIVVLYGIVALVGDWQPRLGLDLQGGTRIALEAKTSSGDVTQEKLDEARDIIDQRVNGSGVSEADVTTQGGDQVVIEIPGEKQAGIVDEVGRTAQLRFRLVWATGAADGQQSQQPQQQPTQSPKQSGNDQLPFEKPPDQQGTKQNAGKNRAAPVDGAQTASADSGNDSAKASGDDADQTSGQQSDDNGADDNDDADDPVADFDWTGLSLDQMIAGEAQGLDSLPPDTRPAIAELNDQLSSFECNDKSIEKIDDVADQPLVTCDPESGETFLLSPSVIPGTDVSDVSAALPQNQANWVVSLALGGDGKATFDKVTDALTQQYNNGNSAGSRFAIVLDGGVLSAPQSEAHITDGRSQISGNFTQDSAQSLANSLKYGALPLTFGVNSVSVEGPSLAGSQLDAGLLAGAIGLLLVVLYSLFYYRGLGLVVIASLLVAAATTYALVLLLAASAGFTLTLPGIAGLIVAIGITADSFVVFFERLRDEVREGRSLRVAVERGWHRARMTIIAADSVSFMAALVLYIFAIGVVRGFAFALGLTTLIDVFIVFFFTKPLVALCARTRFFGEGHKLSGLDPGHLGISGRSVSQMASRPTPATTGGDR; this comes from the coding sequence ATGTCTACCGCGCGCTCCGGGCGAATGTCCAAGAAGACACCTCGGCCGGGGCGCGTGCTCGCGGTGTTCCTCGCCGCGATCGTCGTCCTGTACGGGATCGTCGCCCTCGTCGGCGACTGGCAGCCGCGTCTCGGCCTCGACCTGCAAGGTGGTACGCGGATCGCGCTCGAGGCAAAGACGTCGAGCGGCGACGTGACCCAGGAGAAGCTCGACGAGGCGCGCGACATCATCGACCAGCGCGTCAACGGCAGCGGCGTGTCCGAGGCCGATGTCACCACCCAAGGTGGCGACCAGGTCGTGATCGAGATCCCCGGGGAGAAGCAGGCAGGGATCGTCGACGAGGTCGGTCGTACGGCGCAGCTGCGGTTCAGGCTCGTCTGGGCGACCGGCGCGGCCGATGGCCAGCAGAGCCAGCAACCGCAGCAGCAGCCGACCCAATCGCCGAAACAGTCCGGCAACGATCAACTGCCCTTCGAGAAGCCGCCCGATCAGCAGGGCACGAAACAGAACGCCGGCAAGAACCGAGCCGCGCCGGTCGACGGCGCACAGACAGCGTCTGCCGACTCCGGAAACGACTCGGCCAAGGCATCCGGCGACGACGCCGACCAGACGAGCGGGCAGCAGTCCGATGACAACGGCGCCGACGACAACGACGATGCAGATGACCCCGTCGCCGACTTCGACTGGACGGGCCTATCACTCGACCAGATGATCGCGGGGGAGGCACAAGGGTTGGACTCGCTCCCGCCCGACACTCGTCCGGCGATAGCCGAGCTCAACGATCAGCTCTCCTCCTTCGAATGCAATGACAAGTCAATCGAGAAGATCGACGATGTGGCCGATCAGCCGCTCGTCACCTGCGACCCCGAATCGGGCGAGACGTTCCTCCTCAGCCCCTCGGTCATCCCCGGCACCGATGTCAGCGACGTCAGCGCGGCATTGCCGCAAAACCAAGCCAACTGGGTGGTCAGCCTCGCCCTCGGCGGCGACGGCAAGGCCACCTTCGACAAGGTCACCGACGCGCTCACCCAGCAGTACAACAACGGCAACTCTGCCGGCAGTCGCTTCGCAATCGTCCTCGACGGCGGCGTTCTGAGCGCCCCGCAGAGCGAAGCACACATCACCGACGGCCGATCCCAGATCTCTGGCAACTTCACTCAGGACTCCGCACAGTCGCTCGCCAACTCCCTCAAGTACGGCGCACTCCCGTTGACGTTCGGTGTCAACAGTGTCTCGGTCGAGGGCCCGTCGCTGGCCGGTAGCCAGCTCGACGCAGGACTGCTCGCGGGTGCGATCGGACTGCTGCTCGTCGTCTTGTACAGCCTCTTCTACTATCGCGGCCTCGGCCTCGTCGTCATCGCCTCGTTGCTCGTCGCGGCGGCCACGACGTACGCGCTCGTACTTCTGCTCGCCGCGAGTGCGGGCTTCACCCTGACCCTGCCCGGTATCGCGGGCCTCATCGTGGCGATCGGCATCACCGCCGACTCGTTCGTGGTCTTCTTCGAACGATTACGCGATGAGGTACGAGAGGGCCGCTCCCTTCGAGTGGCCGTCGAACGCGGCTGGCACCGCGCGCGAATGACGATCATCGCCGCCGATTCGGTTTCGTTCATGGCCGCACTTGTGCTGTACATCTTCGCGATCGGCGTCGTACGCGGTTTCGCGTTCGCACTCGGCCTGACCACCTTGATCGATGTGTTCATCGTCTTCTTCTTCACCAAGCCGTTGGTCGCGTTGTGCGCGCGTACTCGCTTCTTCGGTGAGGGCCACAAACTGTCCGGCCTCGACCCGGGACACCTCGGCATCAGTGGCCGATCGGTATCCCAGATGGCGTCGCGCCCGACACCCGCAACCACCGGAGGCGATCGCTGA
- the secF gene encoding protein translocase subunit SecF codes for MGRISSLGHNLYEGQVSFDFVGRRRLWYAISIVILIVAGLGLFVRGLDMGIEFRGGVEFTAKIAPTSANVDAMRNAVVDSGIADAGDPTVTTSGQSAVRIDTKPLSQDEATKVESALRDAGASDISQNLIGPTWGQQVAKKAAIGLVVFIGFVVIFIWAYFREWKMSVSAIVALIHDLVITVGVYALSGFEVTPATVTGLLTILGYSLYDTVVVFDKVRENTRGFERSLARAYAESANLAVNQTLVRSINTSIMALLPVGSLLVVGVAALGSGPLKDLSLALFVGMAAGTYSSIFIATPLAVQLKESEPVVREQAEKVERRRAREATSGEDEGGDARVGSSTAPTRTVTKSGAAKRAQPSRAPRSRRGRRPK; via the coding sequence ATGGGTCGCATCTCTTCGCTCGGGCACAACCTGTACGAGGGCCAGGTGTCGTTCGACTTCGTCGGTCGGCGACGTCTATGGTACGCGATCTCGATCGTGATTCTGATCGTCGCGGGTCTGGGTCTGTTCGTACGCGGCCTCGACATGGGCATCGAGTTCCGCGGTGGCGTCGAGTTCACCGCCAAGATCGCGCCGACGAGTGCGAACGTCGACGCGATGCGCAACGCGGTCGTCGACTCAGGCATCGCCGACGCCGGCGACCCCACCGTGACGACCTCGGGCCAGAGCGCCGTACGGATCGACACCAAACCCCTCAGCCAGGACGAAGCGACGAAGGTCGAGTCCGCCCTGCGGGACGCGGGCGCCAGCGACATCAGCCAGAACCTCATCGGGCCGACCTGGGGTCAGCAGGTCGCGAAGAAGGCGGCTATCGGCCTGGTGGTGTTCATCGGGTTCGTGGTGATCTTCATCTGGGCGTACTTCCGAGAATGGAAGATGTCGGTCTCGGCGATCGTCGCGCTCATCCACGACCTCGTCATCACCGTCGGCGTCTACGCGTTGTCCGGGTTCGAGGTCACGCCTGCCACGGTGACCGGACTGCTGACCATCCTCGGGTACTCGCTGTACGACACGGTGGTCGTCTTCGACAAGGTCCGGGAGAACACCCGCGGCTTCGAGCGCTCACTTGCGCGTGCGTACGCCGAGTCGGCCAACCTCGCGGTAAACCAGACACTCGTCCGCTCCATCAACACCTCGATCATGGCTCTACTACCGGTCGGGTCGCTGCTCGTCGTCGGCGTCGCGGCGCTGGGCAGCGGACCGCTGAAGGACCTTTCGCTCGCGCTCTTCGTCGGCATGGCGGCCGGCACGTACTCCTCGATCTTCATCGCGACGCCGCTCGCCGTACAGCTCAAGGAGTCCGAGCCGGTCGTACGCGAGCAGGCCGAGAAGGTCGAGCGCCGACGTGCCCGGGAGGCCACGAGCGGGGAAGACGAGGGCGGGGACGCTAGGGTCGGTTCGTCGACGGCACCGACCCGGACCGTCACGAAGTCAGGTGCGGCCAAGCGTGCACAGCCGAGCCGCGCACCGAGGTCGAGACGTGGGAGGCGACCCAAGTGA
- a CDS encoding adenine phosphoribosyltransferase, with protein sequence MSQARQTPEVEALLHELIRDIPDWPEPGVTFRDITPLLADPEAFGAVVEAMTELGRSLAGGPIDRVLGIEARGFILAAPVALALGAGFVPVRKAGKLPSFTHAVSYQLEYGDATLEMHTDALSPGDRALVIDDVLATGGTVAATIDLIDKCGATHVGTAVLLELEALRGRDRLTGLPVGALRLV encoded by the coding sequence GTGAGCCAAGCCCGGCAGACCCCCGAGGTCGAGGCCTTGTTGCACGAACTCATCCGAGACATACCCGACTGGCCCGAGCCCGGCGTCACATTCCGCGACATCACGCCGTTGCTCGCCGACCCCGAGGCGTTCGGGGCCGTTGTCGAGGCGATGACCGAGCTCGGCCGCAGCCTGGCCGGAGGGCCGATCGACCGCGTGCTCGGTATCGAGGCGCGCGGGTTCATCCTCGCGGCGCCCGTTGCCCTCGCGCTCGGCGCCGGGTTCGTCCCGGTACGCAAGGCCGGCAAGCTGCCGTCGTTCACGCACGCTGTCTCGTACCAGCTCGAGTACGGCGACGCGACGCTCGAGATGCACACAGATGCACTGAGCCCGGGCGATCGTGCACTTGTGATCGACGATGTGCTCGCGACCGGCGGCACCGTCGCCGCCACCATCGACCTGATCGACAAATGCGGTGCGACTCATGTCGGTACTGCGGTGCTGCTGGAGCTGGAGGCGCTGCGAGGTCGCGATAGGCTCACCGGACTGCCGGTCGGCGCACTTCGCTTGGTGTGA